The Desulfovibrio sp. genome has a window encoding:
- the mqnB gene encoding futalosine hydrolase — MPLALVTATAAEMRSALAGLAVDASIPGRGVSPARICGRDMLLVVTGVGPVNAALETGACLDRYGIAGVLNAGVAGSFDLKRAPLRSVAVATAEVYAEYGVVDDGGLASTARFAFPQWEKGALRVAQRLELSPEDAAKDMTLCLPQGAVFGTGLTVAGVTGTPMRAQALSALHGALTESMEGFALALACVTRGLPFLEVRTISNGVGEADRTNWKLNEAMTGLGTVLAGMLSGGPA, encoded by the coding sequence ATGCCCCTGGCTTTGGTCACGGCCACGGCCGCCGAGATGCGCTCCGCCCTTGCCGGCCTTGCCGTGGACGCGAGCATTCCTGGCCGGGGAGTAAGCCCGGCCCGTATTTGCGGCCGCGACATGCTCCTGGTGGTTACCGGCGTCGGCCCTGTGAACGCCGCTCTGGAGACCGGAGCCTGTCTGGACCGGTACGGCATTGCCGGAGTTCTCAATGCCGGTGTGGCCGGCAGTTTCGATTTGAAACGGGCGCCACTTCGCTCTGTAGCGGTTGCCACCGCGGAGGTGTATGCCGAATACGGCGTCGTGGATGACGGCGGTTTGGCCAGCACGGCGCGATTCGCATTCCCGCAGTGGGAGAAGGGCGCGCTACGAGTGGCGCAGCGCCTGGAACTCAGCCCGGAGGATGCGGCTAAGGACATGACGCTTTGCCTGCCGCAAGGCGCGGTTTTCGGGACCGGCCTGACCGTGGCCGGGGTGACGGGGACACCAATGAGGGCACAGGCGCTTTCGGCACTCCACGGAGCGCTCACGGAAAGCATGGAAGGGTTCGCCTTGGCTTTGGCTTGCGTAACGAGGGGCTTGCCTTTTTTGGAAGTCCGGACCATCTCAAACGGCGTAGGGGAAGCGGACCGAACCAATTGGAAGCTCAACGAGGCCATGACCGGCCTGGGGACGGTGCTGGCCGGCATGCTGTCCGGCGGGCCTGCATAA
- a CDS encoding polyprenyl synthetase family protein, with product MNSFATYLERELPKIEDCLRRHVAELNPYVRPTAEHVLKAGGKRLRPLLTILTARALGYSREDIYPLACSLELLHSATLLHDDILDGASLRRGQPAAHTLFGTTHTILAGDVLLALANTMVASYDKPVLTACLSDAIMRTVSGEIQEISHIRDVDLTMSDYLEIIIGKTACLIQSACQAGALLADAEPSRVKAASEFGMNLGVAFQLVDDALDYTSPKEVSGKPKGSDIREGKLTLPLILHIQNLSQEEQKVFTKAFKENTLTEDALESALLAVTTSGYADKTRDMAVSYLDRAKQCLDAFPATEETELLYTALEGMARRDK from the coding sequence ATGAATTCATTCGCCACATATCTGGAACGAGAGCTTCCCAAGATCGAAGACTGCCTGCGACGCCACGTGGCGGAGCTCAACCCGTACGTACGGCCCACCGCCGAACACGTCCTCAAGGCGGGAGGCAAGCGCCTGCGCCCCCTGCTGACCATCCTGACCGCCAGAGCCCTCGGATATTCCAGAGAGGACATATATCCCCTGGCCTGCTCGCTGGAACTGTTGCACTCGGCCACCCTGCTTCACGACGACATTCTGGACGGCGCCTCGCTTCGCCGGGGACAACCAGCGGCGCACACCCTGTTTGGGACCACCCACACCATTCTGGCGGGCGATGTGCTCCTGGCCCTGGCCAACACCATGGTGGCCTCCTATGACAAGCCCGTCCTCACGGCCTGCCTTTCAGACGCCATCATGCGCACGGTGAGCGGCGAAATCCAGGAAATCTCCCACATCCGCGACGTTGACCTCACCATGTCGGACTATCTTGAGATCATCATCGGCAAGACAGCCTGCCTCATCCAGTCCGCCTGCCAGGCCGGCGCCCTTCTGGCCGATGCTGAACCTTCCCGGGTAAAAGCCGCCTCCGAATTCGGCATGAACCTGGGCGTGGCCTTTCAGTTGGTGGATGATGCTCTGGACTATACCTCCCCCAAAGAAGTCTCTGGAAAGCCCAAAGGGTCTGACATACGCGAAGGGAAACTCACCCTGCCCCTTATTCTTCATATCCAGAATCTTTCGCAAGAAGAGCAAAAAGTATTTACAAAGGCGTTCAAAGAGAACACATTAACAGAAGATGCGCTGGAGTCTGCCCTGCTGGCTGTAACCACCAGCGGCTATGCGGACAAGACCAGGGACATGGCCGTCTCTTACTTGGACAGAGCCAAGCAATGCCTGGACGCTTTCCCCGCCACGGAAGAGACGGAGCTTTTGTACACTGCGTTGGAGGGGATGGCCCGGCGAGACAAATAA
- a CDS encoding acetate uptake transporter, producing the protein MDQKTANPAPVGLLGFGMTTILLNIHNAGFFPVSAMILAMGIFYGGIAQVIAGILEYKKGNTFAYTAFVSYGMFWLTLVFLIVAPKWGITPPTEHAFMGWYLFVWGVFTLFMFIGTLNKGPVLKFIFGSLTVLFFLLAVRDWTGSQLVGTIAGWEGIVCGASAFYLGVAEVLEEARGRKILPF; encoded by the coding sequence ATGGATCAGAAAACAGCCAATCCAGCCCCGGTGGGGCTGCTCGGCTTCGGCATGACCACAATCCTGCTCAACATCCACAATGCCGGCTTCTTTCCCGTAAGCGCCATGATACTGGCCATGGGAATCTTCTACGGCGGCATCGCCCAGGTTATCGCGGGCATACTCGAATACAAGAAGGGCAACACCTTCGCCTACACGGCCTTCGTAAGCTACGGCATGTTCTGGCTGACCCTGGTGTTTCTCATCGTGGCCCCCAAATGGGGCATCACGCCGCCCACGGAACACGCCTTCATGGGCTGGTATCTGTTCGTGTGGGGCGTTTTCACCCTGTTCATGTTCATCGGCACCTTGAACAAAGGCCCTGTGCTCAAGTTCATCTTCGGCTCGCTCACCGTGCTCTTCTTCCTTCTGGCAGTGCGGGACTGGACCGGGTCGCAGCTTGTGGGAACCATCGCCGGATGGGAGGGCATCGTCTGCGGTGCTTCAGCTTTCTACCTCGGCGTGGCCGAGGTCCTGGAGGAGGCGCGCGGCCGCAAGATACTGCCGTTCTAG
- a CDS encoding DUF2065 domain-containing protein, with the protein MNIDWKLIAMALGIALVIEGMPYFLFAEKMPKVLRTLSAMGPRPLRLIGASSMTIGLVLVWLMKH; encoded by the coding sequence ATGAACATCGACTGGAAGCTCATCGCCATGGCACTGGGCATAGCCTTGGTCATAGAGGGTATGCCGTATTTTCTCTTCGCTGAAAAAATGCCGAAGGTTCTTCGGACGTTATCCGCCATGGGACCCAGGCCGCTGCGCCTCATCGGCGCCAGTTCCATGACCATCGGTCTGGTGCTGGTCTGGCTGATGAAGCACTGA
- a CDS encoding ABC transporter permease, translating to MPLALRLARREMRGGIRGLWTFLSCLALGVAAIASVGTLSEAFRAAVTSEAASITGGDIEISLSNKPLKSEERGLVDPLGRVSEVLEMRAMAFNDSVPGGKRALTSLKAVDNAYPLLGSLTLSPAIPLAEALGERDGVFGAVVHPDLLTRIGAKLGDTIGVGDAQFQVRGVLLQEPDRAFRLLAFGPRLLVSLTGMERTGLARPGSMVRYEYRLALPDARNIEAAAQILKQAFDDPGIRVRTADEAAPTIKEGFTRLGGLMALVGLSALLLGGLGVSEAVAGYLEVKTRTIATFKAIGASGKLIFWVFFPQIMFLAVAGIALGLLAGAGVGYFGAPALAPILPVTPKAGLYPGALGVAGLFGLFTAVAFALPPLSSRTRVSPLTLFRGYAAPMRSRAGLAAVAISALMGLCLAWLVLMSAPDSRLGWGFLGSAAACAVAFWLLAKALSLVARLLPAPRDPRAALAIRGLYRPGNPTGPVVACLGLGLTVLAAVALSDANFQHAMREELPAQAPSFFFLDVQPYQLDEFKNILASVEGVTRVETAPSLRGRIVKVKGVPAENLNVPENVAWAVRGDRSLSYSGQMPSGTVLTAGTWWPTDYSGPPLVSLDAEVAKGLGLGVGDVLSVSILGREVELTVASLRRINWLSLSLNYALILSPGVLESDPMSYLATAYVDSSKPDAVSQVYDRVSSRFGNISIQRVDEALADVGKLAGQIALAVRASAVVTLLAGLLVLAQSLRAAMARRVYETVIYKVCGATRLDVMAIMLWEHGLAGLAAGVAALVLGAGLSWFFVTRYMQVEWSFFAGPVLITLGTAIVLTLVMSLSGVWRILSGKAWPYLRNE from the coding sequence ATGCCCCTTGCCCTTCGCCTGGCACGGCGCGAGATGCGGGGCGGCATACGCGGCCTGTGGACCTTCCTCTCCTGCCTGGCCCTCGGCGTTGCCGCCATCGCCTCGGTGGGCACGCTCTCCGAGGCCTTCAGAGCCGCCGTGACCAGCGAAGCTGCGTCCATCACGGGCGGCGACATCGAGATAAGCTTAAGCAACAAGCCGCTGAAGTCCGAGGAACGCGGGTTGGTCGATCCACTGGGCCGGGTTTCCGAGGTCCTGGAAATGAGGGCCATGGCCTTCAACGACTCGGTTCCCGGCGGGAAAAGAGCGCTCACCTCGCTCAAAGCCGTGGACAACGCCTATCCGCTGCTGGGTTCCTTGACGCTCTCACCGGCCATCCCCTTGGCCGAAGCTCTGGGCGAGCGGGACGGCGTGTTTGGCGCCGTTGTCCATCCGGATTTGTTGACGAGAATCGGCGCGAAACTGGGTGATACCATCGGCGTGGGCGACGCGCAGTTCCAGGTTCGCGGAGTCCTTTTGCAGGAGCCGGATCGCGCTTTCCGTTTGCTGGCCTTCGGCCCGAGGCTCCTGGTGTCCCTTACTGGAATGGAGCGCACCGGGCTGGCCCGGCCCGGCAGCATGGTCCGCTACGAGTACCGGCTGGCCCTGCCCGACGCCCGTAACATCGAGGCGGCGGCGCAAATCCTCAAGCAAGCCTTCGACGACCCGGGCATCCGGGTGCGCACGGCGGACGAAGCCGCCCCCACCATCAAAGAGGGCTTTACACGCCTGGGCGGGCTCATGGCCCTGGTGGGCTTGTCGGCCCTTCTTTTAGGCGGGCTCGGCGTTTCCGAAGCCGTGGCCGGGTATCTGGAAGTAAAGACCAGGACCATAGCCACGTTCAAGGCCATCGGGGCCTCGGGCAAACTCATTTTCTGGGTGTTTTTCCCGCAGATCATGTTTCTGGCCGTGGCGGGCATAGCCCTGGGGCTTCTTGCCGGAGCTGGCGTGGGCTATTTCGGCGCCCCGGCCCTGGCCCCAATATTGCCGGTAACCCCCAAGGCCGGGCTTTATCCCGGGGCGCTTGGCGTGGCCGGCCTGTTCGGACTGTTCACGGCCGTGGCCTTCGCCCTGCCGCCGTTGTCCTCGCGCACCAGGGTGTCGCCCCTGACGCTCTTTCGGGGGTACGCCGCGCCCATGCGCTCCAGGGCGGGTCTGGCTGCTGTGGCGATTTCCGCACTGATGGGTTTGTGCCTGGCCTGGCTGGTGCTTATGAGCGCCCCGGACTCCCGCCTGGGGTGGGGCTTTCTCGGCTCCGCCGCAGCCTGCGCCGTGGCCTTCTGGCTCTTGGCCAAGGCCTTAAGCCTTGTGGCCCGCCTGCTGCCCGCCCCTCGCGACCCCAGGGCCGCTTTGGCCATCCGTGGGCTGTACCGGCCCGGCAATCCCACCGGCCCGGTGGTGGCCTGCCTGGGGCTTGGCCTTACGGTGCTGGCCGCCGTGGCCCTGTCCGACGCCAATTTCCAGCACGCCATGCGCGAGGAACTTCCGGCCCAGGCTCCGTCATTCTTCTTTTTGGATGTGCAGCCCTACCAGTTGGACGAATTCAAAAACATACTGGCCTCTGTCGAGGGAGTGACGCGGGTGGAGACCGCCCCGTCGCTTCGCGGACGCATCGTGAAGGTGAAGGGGGTGCCCGCCGAGAACCTGAACGTGCCGGAAAACGTGGCCTGGGCCGTACGCGGCGACAGGAGCCTGAGCTACTCCGGCCAGATGCCTTCCGGCACGGTTTTGACGGCGGGCACATGGTGGCCGACGGACTATTCCGGGCCGCCGCTCGTATCCCTGGACGCCGAGGTGGCCAAGGGGCTGGGGCTTGGCGTGGGCGACGTTCTATCCGTGAGCATCCTCGGGCGAGAGGTGGAACTGACCGTGGCCAGCCTGCGGCGCATCAACTGGCTCTCCCTGTCGCTCAACTACGCGCTTATTCTCTCCCCCGGTGTTCTCGAGAGCGACCCCATGAGCTACCTGGCCACGGCCTACGTGGATTCCTCAAAGCCCGACGCGGTCTCCCAGGTGTATGACCGGGTGAGCTCGCGTTTCGGCAACATAAGCATCCAGCGGGTGGACGAGGCCCTGGCCGACGTGGGCAAGCTGGCCGGGCAGATCGCCCTGGCGGTGCGGGCCTCGGCCGTGGTCACCCTTCTGGCCGGACTTCTGGTGCTGGCCCAGAGCCTGCGGGCGGCCATGGCCAGACGGGTGTACGAGACGGTTATCTACAAGGTCTGCGGGGCCACGCGCCTGGACGTGATGGCCATCATGCTCTGGGAGCACGGGCTGGCCGGGCTGGCCGCAGGGGTGGCGGCGCTGGTTCTGGGGGCCGGGTTGTCGTGGTTTTTCGTTACCCGCTACATGCAGGTGGAGTGGAGCTTCTTCGCCGGGCCGGTGCTTATTACGCTTGGGACCGCCATCGTGCTGACCCTGGTGATGTCGCTTTCCGGAGTGTGGCGGATATTGTCGGGCAAGGCCTGGCCGTATTTGCGAAACGAGTAG
- a CDS encoding nucleotide sugar dehydrogenase: protein MVTFEALKSGQAKIAVVGLGYVGLPLAVALAEHFSVVGFDISQKRIERLRAGFDDTGEVEAQALSNVSVEYTHDPAKLAECRLIIVAVPTPIDSHRSPDLTPVRSASVTVGKNLKPGSVVVFESTVYPGLTEEVCLPLLEEHSGLTGGQDFFIGYSPERINPGDKVNTLTTIVKVVAGQTDAVREMLCAVYGTVVSAGVHRASSIKVAEASKVIENTQRDLNIALMNELAIICEKVGIDTLEVLEAAGSKWNFLPFRPGLVGGHCIGVDPYYLTFLAEGLGLHPQVILAGRRINDSMGKHVAEVCIKRLIAAKRPISGATVGILGLTFKENVPDLRNTKVVDVIRELEEYGVRVIVHDPMADPEEAMHEYGLTLSPLSAFTGLEALIVAVGHQAYKDMPLASLASRFASKSGGLVMDIRGTLDKSSVSDAGLSYWRL from the coding sequence TTGGTCACGTTTGAAGCATTGAAATCCGGCCAGGCCAAAATCGCGGTCGTGGGCCTTGGCTATGTGGGCCTGCCGCTGGCGGTGGCCCTTGCCGAACATTTTTCCGTGGTGGGATTCGACATCTCACAAAAACGCATCGAGCGCCTCCGCGCGGGCTTCGACGACACAGGTGAAGTCGAGGCCCAGGCATTGTCGAACGTGTCCGTCGAGTACACGCACGACCCGGCCAAGCTCGCGGAGTGCAGGCTCATCATCGTCGCCGTCCCGACCCCCATCGATTCCCACCGCAGTCCGGACCTCACCCCGGTCCGTTCCGCGTCCGTCACCGTGGGCAAGAACTTGAAGCCCGGCAGCGTGGTCGTCTTCGAGTCCACCGTGTACCCGGGGCTGACCGAGGAAGTGTGCCTGCCCCTTCTCGAAGAGCATTCTGGGCTCACCGGAGGCCAAGATTTCTTCATCGGCTACTCCCCGGAACGCATCAACCCCGGCGACAAGGTCAACACCCTGACCACCATCGTGAAGGTGGTGGCCGGACAGACGGACGCCGTGCGCGAGATGCTGTGCGCGGTGTACGGCACTGTGGTGAGCGCCGGAGTGCACAGGGCCAGCTCCATCAAGGTGGCCGAAGCCTCCAAGGTGATCGAGAACACCCAGCGGGACTTGAACATCGCCCTCATGAACGAGCTGGCGATCATCTGCGAGAAAGTGGGGATCGATACCCTGGAGGTGTTGGAAGCGGCCGGATCCAAATGGAACTTCCTGCCGTTTCGGCCTGGTTTGGTCGGAGGCCACTGCATAGGAGTCGACCCCTACTACCTGACTTTTCTGGCGGAAGGCCTGGGCCTGCACCCGCAGGTGATCCTGGCCGGACGGCGCATCAACGACTCCATGGGAAAGCACGTGGCAGAGGTGTGCATCAAGCGCCTGATCGCGGCCAAGCGTCCCATCAGCGGCGCCACGGTGGGCATTTTGGGACTCACTTTCAAGGAGAATGTCCCCGATCTGCGCAACACCAAGGTAGTGGACGTTATCCGGGAACTGGAGGAATACGGTGTCCGGGTGATCGTGCACGATCCCATGGCCGACCCCGAGGAAGCCATGCATGAGTACGGGCTCACGCTCTCGCCCCTTAGTGCCTTCACGGGGCTTGAGGCGCTCATTGTGGCCGTTGGCCACCAGGCATATAAGGACATGCCCTTGGCTTCTCTCGCCTCCCGCTTCGCCTCGAAGAGCGGCGGTCTGGTGATGGACATCCGGGGCACCCTGGACAAATCTTCAGTTTCAGACGCGGGACTCTCTTACTGGAGGCTGTAG
- a CDS encoding OFA family MFS transporter → MNRGWIVTFSGMGLNIALGVLYAWSVFAKQLTEPLAAGGFGWNKTLASLPYTTAIAVFAVMMIPAGRLQDRFGPRLVATSGALLTGLGLMVAGLATPEASLPALLGFGVLAGAGIGLGYSSTTPAAVKWFPPERKGLITGLVVSGFGVAPVIIAPLSNYLLGEYGVGKSFMILGAAFAVFAGLLAQMLVNPAVAATSAKTSGRAAPASGSWRDMLGTAKFYILWLQYACAAMAGLMIIGHLSRIVATQSGGAVKAGYLFVGVLAVFNASGRIVAGIVSDKIGRVWTIALVCVMQAATMSFFGSFATSEAFFIGASLVGFSYGACLSLFPAVTADNWGTANFGLNYGIIFTAWGVGGVFGPLLAGRIADSTGSYTAAYEVASMLMIAAALLSLVLKYLQKRKGAVPA, encoded by the coding sequence ATGAACAGAGGTTGGATCGTCACATTCTCGGGCATGGGCTTAAACATCGCCCTGGGCGTGCTCTACGCCTGGAGCGTCTTCGCCAAGCAGCTCACGGAACCCTTGGCAGCCGGAGGGTTCGGCTGGAACAAGACCCTGGCGTCTTTGCCGTATACCACGGCCATCGCGGTTTTCGCGGTCATGATGATCCCGGCCGGACGGCTCCAGGACAGGTTCGGCCCACGGCTGGTGGCCACGTCCGGGGCGCTGTTGACCGGACTCGGCCTGATGGTGGCCGGGTTGGCCACTCCGGAAGCTTCCCTCCCCGCGCTGCTCGGGTTCGGCGTATTGGCCGGGGCCGGCATCGGCCTGGGCTATTCGTCCACCACCCCGGCGGCGGTGAAGTGGTTCCCGCCCGAGAGAAAAGGCCTCATCACCGGTCTGGTGGTCAGCGGATTCGGCGTGGCACCGGTTATCATAGCGCCGTTGTCCAACTATCTGCTGGGCGAGTATGGGGTTGGAAAATCCTTCATGATCCTGGGGGCGGCCTTCGCAGTGTTCGCAGGCCTGCTCGCCCAGATGCTGGTCAATCCGGCTGTGGCCGCCACGTCGGCAAAGACGTCTGGCCGGGCCGCGCCCGCTTCCGGTTCCTGGCGGGACATGCTTGGCACCGCGAAGTTTTATATCCTCTGGCTCCAATACGCCTGTGCGGCCATGGCCGGTCTCATGATCATCGGCCACCTCTCCCGGATCGTGGCCACCCAGTCCGGAGGCGCGGTCAAGGCGGGCTACCTGTTCGTGGGCGTGCTGGCCGTGTTCAACGCCTCGGGCAGGATCGTGGCGGGCATCGTCTCGGACAAGATCGGACGCGTCTGGACCATCGCCCTGGTCTGCGTGATGCAGGCGGCCACCATGAGTTTCTTCGGCTCCTTCGCCACCAGCGAGGCCTTCTTCATTGGGGCGTCCCTGGTGGGATTCAGCTACGGGGCGTGCCTGTCGCTTTTCCCGGCTGTGACCGCGGACAACTGGGGCACGGCCAATTTCGGGCTCAACTACGGAATAATTTTCACGGCCTGGGGCGTGGGCGGGGTTTTCGGCCCGCTGCTGGCCGGAAGGATTGCCGATTCCACAGGCTCCTACACCGCGGCCTACGAGGTGGCGTCCATGCTGATGATCGCCGCCGCCCTCTTGAGCCTTGTCCTCAAATATTTGCAGAAGCGGAAAGGGGCGGTCCCGGCCTAG
- the rdgC gene encoding recombination-associated protein RdgC gives MGILSSSGSFTRYAVLEELTGQLTAELPERLARHSFRDIDNTTDERSFGWVCLDDWLDSFWRAAPPEKAHYLAFSLRLDTRRVPPAVFKKHFLLAVKAEKEAMKEAGKTFITKDRKQELKDQVMLKLRSRFLPIPAVFDAVWNLRTNRVYLATTNSKVRNLFEDHFVASFGLNLEPLTPYFLARRTVDASRHALLDDLEPSAFAAP, from the coding sequence GTGGGCATACTCTCCTCAAGCGGCAGCTTCACCCGCTACGCGGTGCTCGAAGAACTCACCGGGCAGCTGACCGCGGAACTGCCGGAACGGCTGGCCAGGCATTCGTTCCGTGACATCGACAACACGACGGACGAACGCAGCTTCGGCTGGGTCTGCCTGGATGACTGGCTGGACAGCTTCTGGCGCGCCGCCCCTCCGGAAAAGGCCCACTACCTGGCCTTTTCATTAAGGCTCGACACGCGCCGGGTGCCCCCGGCCGTGTTCAAGAAGCACTTCCTGCTGGCGGTGAAGGCCGAGAAGGAAGCCATGAAGGAAGCGGGCAAGACGTTCATCACCAAGGACCGCAAGCAGGAACTGAAGGACCAGGTGATGCTCAAACTGCGCTCCAGGTTCCTGCCCATACCCGCGGTGTTCGACGCCGTGTGGAACCTGCGCACCAACCGGGTCTACCTGGCCACCACCAATTCCAAGGTGCGAAACCTCTTCGAGGACCACTTCGTGGCCAGCTTCGGGCTGAACCTGGAACCGCTGACTCCGTATTTCCTGGCCAGGCGCACCGTGGACGCTTCCCGCCACGCCCTGTTGGACGACCTCGAACCCAGCGCCTTCGCGGCCCCATAA
- a CDS encoding DUF362 domain-containing protein, translating to MAAKTSTVYFANLRARGPKENKLARIGKLFELAGFKKLAGKEALAAVKVHFGELGNDTFVSPVLIRAIVDKLKKYGANPFLTDTATLYSGSRHNAVDHLRTAFLHGFGPETSGAPMIIADGLRGNDWKEVSVKLKHFKKVKIASAILEADSLLAVSHFKGHEMAGFGGAIKNLAMGCSPPAGKRDQHSPRFQVSQGACIGCAECLKVCPEKAVTVAAKKASIDKKLCIGCGECLTVCQPKAISMDWATEIGPFTEKMVEYAYGAVKGRKARTGYFNFLVNITPDCDCASWSDAPIVPDIGILASSDPVAIDKACLDLVNQQSGLSGSLLSANHGPGEHKFQALWKHTMGDLQLTYAEEIGLGTQRYELHEV from the coding sequence ATGGCCGCCAAAACAAGCACCGTCTATTTCGCCAACCTCCGCGCCAGGGGCCCCAAGGAAAACAAACTCGCCCGCATAGGCAAGCTCTTCGAGCTGGCCGGGTTCAAGAAACTGGCCGGCAAGGAGGCCCTGGCAGCGGTCAAGGTCCACTTCGGGGAACTCGGCAACGACACCTTCGTGAGCCCGGTGCTCATTCGGGCCATCGTGGACAAACTGAAAAAATACGGGGCCAACCCGTTCCTCACCGACACGGCCACCCTGTACTCCGGTTCACGCCACAACGCGGTGGACCACCTGCGCACCGCGTTTCTGCATGGTTTCGGTCCTGAGACCTCGGGTGCCCCGATGATCATCGCGGACGGGCTGCGCGGCAACGACTGGAAAGAAGTGAGCGTCAAACTCAAACACTTCAAGAAAGTGAAGATCGCCTCCGCCATACTGGAGGCGGATTCGCTTTTGGCTGTCAGCCACTTCAAGGGCCACGAGATGGCCGGTTTCGGTGGCGCCATTAAAAACCTGGCCATGGGCTGCTCCCCTCCGGCCGGAAAGCGCGACCAGCACTCCCCCAGGTTCCAGGTCAGCCAGGGAGCGTGCATCGGCTGCGCCGAATGCCTGAAGGTCTGCCCGGAAAAAGCCGTGACGGTTGCCGCCAAGAAGGCTTCCATCGACAAGAAGCTGTGCATCGGCTGCGGCGAATGCCTGACCGTATGCCAGCCCAAGGCCATAAGCATGGACTGGGCCACGGAAATCGGCCCGTTCACAGAAAAAATGGTCGAGTACGCTTATGGCGCGGTGAAAGGCCGCAAGGCCCGCACCGGCTACTTCAACTTTCTGGTGAACATCACCCCGGATTGCGACTGCGCCTCCTGGTCCGACGCCCCCATCGTGCCCGACATCGGCATTCTTGCCTCCTCGGACCCCGTGGCCATTGACAAAGCCTGCCTTGATCTGGTGAATCAACAGTCCGGCTTGTCCGGTTCGCTCTTAAGCGCCAACCACGGTCCGGGCGAACACAAGTTTCAGGCCCTTTGGAAGCACACCATGGGCGATCTCCAGCTGACCTACGCCGAGGAGATCGGCCTGGGCACTCAGAGGTACGAACTCCACGAAGTATAG
- a CDS encoding ubiquinone/menaquinone biosynthesis methyltransferase has translation MSSDHGQRVASMFGRIAGWYDFLNHFLSLGLDILWRKRLVDHLNLPLGRKSRLLDLAAGTLDVSLEASGRHPQCRIAATDFCLPMLTTGKAKLTRKGVTAIDPVQADGRVLPFSENSFEAASIAFGIRNIKPRSEAYAELLRVLKPGGRLCILEFGSGRQRILGGIYNFYLNQLLPAIGRLFSKDDGAYKYLADTIMEFPDADNLAKELRDAGFMDVFWEKLAFGIVVIHVGVKKT, from the coding sequence ATGAGTTCGGATCATGGCCAGCGCGTGGCATCCATGTTCGGGCGCATCGCGGGCTGGTACGACTTTCTCAACCACTTTCTGAGCCTGGGCCTGGATATCCTCTGGCGAAAACGCCTGGTTGACCATCTGAACCTGCCTCTAGGCCGTAAAAGCCGCCTGCTTGACCTGGCGGCCGGAACCCTGGACGTGTCCCTGGAGGCGTCCGGCAGGCATCCCCAATGCCGCATCGCGGCAACAGACTTCTGCCTTCCCATGCTCACCACGGGCAAGGCGAAGCTCACACGCAAAGGCGTCACCGCCATCGACCCGGTCCAGGCCGACGGGCGCGTCCTGCCCTTTTCGGAAAACAGTTTCGAGGCGGCCAGCATCGCCTTCGGCATCCGCAACATCAAGCCGCGAAGCGAGGCCTATGCGGAGCTTCTGCGTGTGCTCAAGCCGGGCGGGAGATTGTGCATTCTGGAGTTCGGGTCAGGCAGGCAGCGCATTCTGGGGGGAATCTACAATTTCTACCTGAACCAGCTGCTCCCGGCCATAGGCCGCCTTTTTTCCAAGGACGACGGGGCCTACAAGTATCTGGCTGACACTATCATGGAGTTCCCGGACGCGGACAACCTGGCCAAGGAGCTGCGCGACGCCGGGTTCATGGACGTTTTTTGGGAGAAACTGGCTTTCGGAATCGTGGTCATCCACGTGGGAGTGAAAAAAACCTAG